The following coding sequences are from one Coriobacteriia bacterium window:
- a CDS encoding type II toxin-antitoxin system Phd/YefM family antitoxin yields MKFVSVRDLRGKSAEVWKNLPGEREMVITSNGRPVAILAAVNESNLEESLSAFRQARAVDAVASLQRKSATRGTDKLSAEEIEAEIAAVRQSRVK; encoded by the coding sequence ATGAAGTTTGTCAGTGTACGTGACCTGCGAGGCAAGTCGGCTGAAGTATGGAAGAACCTGCCCGGCGAGCGCGAGATGGTCATCACCAGCAATGGTCGACCGGTCGCCATCCTTGCGGCGGTCAACGAGTCCAACCTTGAGGAGTCCCTCTCGGCATTCCGCCAGGCCCGCGCTGTCGATGCGGTCGCATCTTTGCAGCGCAAGTCGGCGACTCGGGGAACGGACAAGCTGTCGGCAGAGGAGATCGAGGCGGAGATCGCTGCCGTTCGTCAGAGCCGCGTCAAATGA
- a CDS encoding putative toxin-antitoxin system toxin component, PIN family, which produces MRIVLDTNVLVSGLLSPFGPPGEIVRMVSSGEITLCLDARILSEYEDVLARPKFGFDEDAVAALLDYIDYRGHATASSPLGQRLPDPADEPFLEVALACGAECLVTGNLIHFPPDARQGMNVVAPIEFLAGYRVRSVGRDT; this is translated from the coding sequence ATGAGGATCGTTCTTGATACCAATGTTCTCGTGTCGGGGCTACTCTCGCCGTTCGGACCGCCCGGTGAAATCGTGCGCATGGTGTCCTCGGGGGAGATCACACTGTGCCTTGATGCACGCATTCTGTCGGAGTATGAGGATGTCTTGGCCCGTCCCAAGTTCGGGTTCGACGAGGACGCCGTCGCCGCTCTGCTCGACTACATAGACTATCGAGGCCATGCAACGGCATCCTCTCCACTGGGGCAGCGGCTGCCGGATCCGGCCGATGAGCCGTTTCTAGAGGTGGCTCTTGCCTGCGGCGCGGAATGTCTTGTGACGGGGAATCTCATTCACTTTCCGCCAGATGCGCGCCAAGGTATGAACGTGGTGGCACCCATTGAGTTCTTGGCTGGCTACAGGGTGCGCAGCGTCGGCCGCGACACATAA
- a CDS encoding RDD family protein — translation MEVGAEVQPDSSVRTAYEAPVDRLEYAGFWIRLVARLIDLIIMYAVSFCVGFVVAAALVIMAVMTGASYASAAARFGETTALSFVLALIANVAYGTLAEGFHGSTPGKMAVGLTVLGQDGGFCSPGSALGRSLAFYIDTLFFALPAFVTMRQTNRQQRLGDKWAKTVVVRRRSVHRSQLRPVGRFIGVTCAVVFAYSLVIAVSLFF, via the coding sequence ATGGAAGTAGGAGCAGAGGTTCAGCCGGACAGTTCAGTGCGGACAGCCTACGAAGCGCCAGTGGACAGGCTTGAGTACGCGGGGTTCTGGATACGTCTGGTAGCACGGCTCATCGATCTGATTATCATGTATGCCGTCTCTTTCTGTGTCGGATTTGTGGTCGCTGCAGCATTGGTCATCATGGCCGTCATGACGGGCGCTTCATATGCGTCGGCGGCAGCGCGGTTCGGCGAAACGACGGCGCTGAGCTTCGTTTTGGCGCTGATCGCCAACGTGGCATATGGGACGTTGGCGGAGGGGTTTCACGGTTCGACGCCTGGCAAGATGGCCGTTGGCCTGACGGTTCTTGGCCAAGACGGCGGCTTCTGCAGCCCCGGTTCGGCGCTGGGTCGTTCGCTCGCGTTCTACATCGACACTTTGTTCTTCGCCTTGCCGGCGTTCGTCACCATGAGACAGACGAATCGTCAGCAGAGACTCGGCGACAAGTGGGCGAAGACGGTCGTGGTTCGGCGCAGGTCGGTTCATCGTTCGCAACTACGGCCCGTTGGCAGATTCATCGGAGTGACGTGCGCAGTGGTATTTGCCTACTCACTTGTGATCGCCGTGTCGCTGTTCTTCTAA
- a CDS encoding suppressor of fused domain protein, giving the protein MSELEGVTLAGDPVFRHTPEASVSGPASYNDAYAEAVVKHMSAALGEPNDLIWHEVVSDMVHIDVHFIDPKTGPSRHVLFTTGMSHRPMNVPPGHDIPTLAEVMIVLPGDWPLDEESLRSERYGWPITLLKTLARLPHRYDTWLAVGHTIPNNEPPEPYVAGTGLCCALLLPPIQALPDSKWSIPTDDGQSISLLCVYLIHEAEMVLKMEKGVDALLDPFDAAHVLDIVDLNRKSSVEPPRKKRFGLF; this is encoded by the coding sequence ATGTCTGAACTAGAGGGTGTTACGTTGGCTGGAGATCCGGTGTTCCGTCACACGCCGGAGGCAAGCGTTTCTGGGCCGGCTTCATACAACGACGCGTATGCGGAAGCTGTCGTGAAACACATGTCGGCTGCTCTCGGGGAACCGAATGACCTTATCTGGCACGAAGTGGTTTCGGACATGGTGCACATCGATGTCCACTTTATCGATCCGAAGACGGGTCCCAGTCGGCACGTGCTGTTCACAACCGGCATGAGCCATCGCCCGATGAACGTTCCGCCTGGTCATGATATCCCCACGCTCGCTGAGGTCATGATTGTCTTGCCGGGTGATTGGCCGCTGGATGAAGAATCACTCAGATCCGAGCGCTATGGTTGGCCCATTACTCTACTCAAGACTCTTGCGCGCCTACCGCATCGGTACGATACATGGCTGGCCGTAGGACATACGATTCCCAATAATGAGCCGCCGGAGCCCTACGTGGCCGGTACCGGGTTGTGTTGTGCGTTGCTGCTTCCTCCAATCCAAGCGTTGCCTGATTCGAAGTGGAGCATTCCGACTGACGATGGGCAGAGTATCTCCCTACTCTGTGTCTACCTGATTCATGAGGCGGAGATGGTTCTCAAAATGGAGAAGGGCGTCGATGCTTTACTCGATCCCTTTGATGCTGCGCATGTACTGGACATCGTGGACCTCAATCGGAAGAGCTCAGTGGAACCGCCTCGCAAGAAGAGGTTCGGTCTCTTCTGA
- a CDS encoding DUF1963 domain-containing protein, with the protein MPENADASWFGHVGICAPGEDWPFWNGRPMVPLCQLNLKEMPFRPPYLEDIDAIAVFVDEEDLPDGAANGQGWLVRTYRDLDSLVPLPSPGSFSVRPFPLFARVVDDDFPCWDDVPIELPEDIADQYEVLFTNSGGLKLGGWPTLVQSEICWAPFSQHPARPEYVFQIDSTEKANWSWGDQGVAYIGRGTVLGSTDVWTLSWQCY; encoded by the coding sequence CTGCCGGAGAACGCGGACGCAAGCTGGTTCGGCCATGTTGGCATTTGTGCCCCAGGGGAGGACTGGCCTTTCTGGAATGGCCGCCCCATGGTGCCACTCTGCCAGCTCAACCTGAAAGAGATGCCCTTCCGGCCACCATATCTCGAAGACATCGACGCTATTGCGGTCTTTGTGGATGAGGAGGATCTCCCTGACGGGGCCGCCAACGGGCAAGGTTGGCTTGTTCGTACATATCGCGATCTTGACTCCCTGGTTCCGCTCCCCAGTCCCGGCTCCTTCTCCGTGCGACCTTTCCCGCTGTTTGCTCGAGTGGTGGATGATGACTTCCCGTGTTGGGACGACGTGCCCATCGAGCTGCCGGAGGACATCGCAGACCAGTACGAAGTGCTGTTCACGAACTCGGGGGGTCTTAAACTTGGCGGCTGGCCCACGCTCGTACAGTCGGAGATCTGCTGGGCTCCTTTCAGTCAGCATCCGGCAAGACCTGAGTACGTATTCCAGATTGACTCCACAGAAAAGGCAAACTGGTCATGGGGTGACCAAGGGGTCGCTTACATCGGACGAGGCACGGTTCTTGGGAGCACTGACGTATGGACATTGTCTTGGCAGTGCTACTGA
- a CDS encoding SHOCT domain-containing protein — translation MKGGALVTGRYVAGMDIDSTPVFYSSKQLKVTGMKISSGSRVYPVSTITTVEILGRRTVLIVESLKMAGAGVMLLFMGLLLSGLMGGSGACVFGPLLLASVLAFLASVLCIFVFIFEREVHICPSSGNSLIVKVYDLTTALEMRAAVERAMTYHANSAAGVPTVADELNKLAALRSQGAISESDWERAKDLFLGKRPSAQEQAIEQLRQLYELHRSGVLSESEFNMKKWDILSRNQSQAAF, via the coding sequence ATGAAGGGGGGAGCGTTGGTCACTGGTCGCTATGTCGCAGGGATGGATATCGACTCTACGCCGGTGTTCTATTCGTCCAAGCAGCTCAAAGTCACAGGTATGAAGATCTCGTCGGGAAGCAGGGTGTATCCCGTTTCGACCATCACGACCGTGGAGATACTCGGGCGCCGCACCGTTCTTATCGTCGAGTCGCTGAAGATGGCAGGCGCTGGAGTCATGCTGCTGTTCATGGGCCTCTTGCTCTCGGGTCTCATGGGTGGTTCCGGTGCTTGTGTCTTTGGTCCCCTTCTTCTAGCAAGCGTACTTGCCTTTCTCGCGTCTGTCCTTTGTATCTTTGTCTTCATCTTTGAGCGCGAGGTACACATCTGTCCGTCATCGGGCAACAGCTTGATCGTTAAGGTCTATGACCTCACGACTGCACTTGAGATGCGGGCGGCCGTTGAGCGTGCAATGACCTATCACGCCAACTCGGCGGCAGGTGTACCCACGGTTGCAGATGAATTGAACAAACTGGCTGCCCTGAGGTCGCAAGGGGCCATATCGGAGTCAGATTGGGAAAGGGCGAAAGATCTGTTCCTTGGCAAGCGTCCAAGCGCGCAAGAGCAGGCTATTGAGCAACTGCGACAGCTTTACGAACTTCATCGCAGCGGGGTTCTCTCGGAGTCGGAATTCAACATGAAGAAGTGGGATATTCTCTCGCGAAACCAATCCCAAGCTGCGTTCTGA